TGAGACCATGTTGGCCACCTTCGAGTTTGTAAACTTCAGCTCCCAATTCAAATTGGGAGGCAAACTTGGAGCCCGTGAACCTCAACGTGTTCATTCCGTCAAAGGTAATAGTCATACTGTAAATCTAAACATTAATATGTGCGCACAAAATATGTTCGGATTCATAGTGTAGAAACGTAAGTATTTGTCTCTGAATGCAAGCCTTTTTCACCATATGTTGATTAATATGTATGCAGACTATTATTGTGAAGAGCTCATGAACATGTCCTTGAAGCGGCTAGACCAATCCCTATTGGCACTCAAACAATCTCCAAGGAAAAACAAGCATGACATCCAAGCATGGCTCAGTGCTGCGTTGACCTTCCAAGACACTTGCAAAGACTACGCTTCTGGTCAAATTTCCAAGCGCATAGACAACGCTTCTCAGTTGGTAAGTAACCTATTAGCTCTTGTCAACCGTATCACAAGTAACCATACAACAACGGTCACAAATCACCGTAGTGTTGACCAAGGGCTTTTTGCCAAATGGGTATCGCAAAGGGACCGGAAACTACTTCAGGCAACCACCATAAAAGCTGATGCCGTGGTTGCCAAAGATGGATCGGGTGACTACAAAACTGTATCGGAAGCCGTCAATGCAGCTTCCGGGGGCCGGTTTGTGATTTATGTAAAGGCAGGGGTTTATGAGGAGAAGATTCACACTAAAAAAGATGGTATTACGTTGATAGGAGATGGAAAATATTCCACTATTATTACTGGGGATGATAGCGTTGCCAAAGGTGCCTCCATGCCTGGCTCAGCTACTTTCAGTtagtactctctctctctctctctctctctctctctctctcataataTTCCTGTCAAATGATATATGGTAATAATTCATTCACTTTAACATTGGGCCCGTCTTAATGTCATGTATAGGGTCTTGTCACGTCTATATTGTTGGCAAATGATAGATGATAATAATTCATTCACTTTACCATTGGGCCAGTCTTAGTGTCATGTATAATTTAGGGGTAAATTTATCTGATCATGTGTATATATTGCTAGACTGTGAATCTTAACCACACATTCAAACAAAGTCAATAACTACTAATGATTTCACAATTTGGCAACAAAAACATTTTATGCTGCCACACACTGTCTGGCAAAAGAACATTTCTTTATAGTTTAGTAAACAAATTTTAGTTAGCATTGCAAGTCTCATGAAGGGTAAAATCCACATTTTTGAATTAACTAATCACATCACGTGTCAATTGAAATGTGTAattaaacatttaaaattgACCCTAATAATTAAAGTTGTAATAAGTACTTGTCAAACAACGTGATAAAAATAATGTGTTATTTACCTCTATAATCTTCATCCAGATTTTGGATGATAATTGAATTGTGCATGTAATGTTTATTATTGGTTTCATCAATtgccaaaaacattgtgtAATGTTTCTTCCTGGTTTGCATGGCATGGGCAGCCGTAACAGGAGATGGGTTTATTGCTAGGGATATAGGGTTCCAAAACACAGCAGGCCCTCAAGGAGAGCAAGCCTTGGCTCTCTACATCTCTTCTGATCGCTCAGTTCTCTACAGGTGTAGCATTGTTGGCTACCAAGACACTCTCTACGCCTATGCCCTCCGTCAGTTCTACAGAGAATGTGACATCTATGGCACAATAGACTTCATCTTTGGCAACGCTGCTGCTGTGTTTCAGAGTTGTGATCTGGTGCTACGCAGGCACAAGGGCTACAATGCAATTCTGGCAAATGGTAGGTCTGATCCTGGACAAAAAACTGGGTTCTCGGTCCAAAACTGTAGGATCATACCCAGCTCGGACTTCTCTCCAGTTAAGCATTCCTACAGCTCGTATTTGGGGAGGCCATGGAAGCAATACTCTAGAGCCATCGTCATGGAATCAACCATAGACGACGTGATTGCACCCCAAGGCTGGGTGGAGTGGCCTGGGGCTGGAGGATCCAGCCTCAAGACACTGTACTTCGCGGAGTATGCGAATGGGGGGCCGGGGGCCGGATTGGGCAAAAGGGTGCAATGGCCTGGGTTTCATGTGATCGGAGCTGATGAGGCTGTTGAGTTTActgtttctaattttattgCTGGGACTTCATGGCTGCCTTCTACTGGAGTCACTTTCGTTTCTGGCCTCCATTGATTGGGATGAAAAGGATGTGTTACCCGGATTTAATGTGAAGAGGTGGATATCGAAGTTGTCATACACCACATGTAACCTTAAAAGTCATGTACCAAAGTTTAAGCATATGCATCTTTTTAAGCTTATAACCTTAcgtttttatatttgtatagGCTAGTGATGATACCACCTTTACATAATTAATTGCTCATATATGTTAATAAGTTTGGTTACTATCATAAACCCTATATGCTTATCGggaacaatatatatttaaaaaaatatggtaTGTATgatgagaaaaataagaaaagtggTTGtgagattaaaaaaagatatatttagttatatacctATTCTTAAcactaataatataaataaaaattactttgatgtccTATTGagtattttggattttttaggaggttttggggttaggcttgttttaagaaattgatgaaagttttgtaatttctaagaagttaaaagactctttgttatgttgtaaatgagcttcgggtgtgtttctaaagtccatttcatgtatgattttttttttaataatttggcccctatat
Above is a genomic segment from Prunus dulcis chromosome 7, ALMONDv2, whole genome shotgun sequence containing:
- the LOC117635749 gene encoding pectinesterase codes for the protein MLKFVVVFWALGGASVLGAGQANDSYQIYVQKECSFTRYPSVCVQTMMGSGLGHVDIMLALANKTISETMLATFEFVNFSSQFKLGGKLGAREPQRVHSVKDYYCEELMNMSLKRLDQSLLALKQSPRKNKHDIQAWLSAALTFQDTCKDYASGQISKRIDNASQLVSNLLALVNRITSNHTTTVTNHRSVDQGLFAKWVSQRDRKLLQATTIKADAVVAKDGSGDYKTVSEAVNAASGGRFVIYVKAGVYEEKIHTKKDGITLIGDGKYSTIITGDDSVAKGASMPGSATFTVTGDGFIARDIGFQNTAGPQGEQALALYISSDRSVLYRCSIVGYQDTLYAYALRQFYRECDIYGTIDFIFGNAAAVFQSCDLVLRRHKGYNAILANGRSDPGQKTGFSVQNCRIIPSSDFSPVKHSYSSYLGRPWKQYSRAIVMESTIDDVIAPQGWVEWPGAGGSSLKTLYFAEYANGGPGAGLGKRVQWPGFHVIGADEAVEFTVSNFIAGTSWLPSTGVTFVSGLH